The uncultured Desulfuromonas sp. genome has a segment encoding these proteins:
- a CDS encoding response regulator translates to MTTEHILVIDDEKAILDLCRMILSSRGYEVRTAESGGEGLGLIAEQPPSLVLLDYMMPVMDGMSVLKQIRQDYPDVYVIMFTGKGSETVAVEVMKAGASDYVLKPFNNHDLLDRIESVLKFRRIELINRSLEEERAQLQQEIQAWNRELEMRVAEKTRELEQAHNEIVQAEKLATVGHLSAGMAHEIRNPLNSIGLFAQLLATGIDPDDELAEYPDKILKEIDRIDAILLKLLAASKQHKIDTQPISLEEVIHDVADLFRPQFSQQGVDLDLYLQPVPRLVGNQDEFVQIFTNLFVNALQAMADGGLLSVEMEQQGEKIYIEVSDNGSGIPQENLSKVFDPFFTTKNKGTGFGLSVVLRSVKNYHGSIRVSSSLGKGTSFYLEFPVPQTDEAQKVTH, encoded by the coding sequence ATGACGACGGAACATATTCTGGTTATTGATGATGAAAAAGCGATTCTCGATTTATGTCGCATGATTCTGAGCAGTCGCGGCTATGAGGTGAGAACTGCCGAGTCCGGAGGCGAGGGGTTGGGGCTGATTGCCGAACAGCCGCCATCTCTGGTGCTGTTGGACTATATGATGCCGGTGATGGACGGCATGAGCGTTCTAAAGCAGATCCGTCAGGATTACCCCGATGTCTATGTCATTATGTTTACCGGCAAAGGCAGTGAGACCGTTGCCGTTGAAGTCATGAAAGCCGGGGCGTCCGACTATGTTCTCAAGCCGTTTAATAACCATGATTTGCTCGATCGCATTGAATCGGTTCTCAAATTTCGTCGTATTGAGCTGATCAATCGCAGTCTGGAAGAGGAACGTGCCCAACTGCAACAGGAGATTCAGGCCTGGAACCGCGAACTGGAGATGCGGGTTGCTGAAAAAACCCGTGAGCTGGAGCAGGCCCACAATGAAATTGTTCAGGCCGAAAAGCTGGCCACTGTCGGCCATCTGTCCGCCGGCATGGCCCATGAGATCCGTAATCCTCTGAACTCCATCGGTCTGTTTGCCCAGCTGTTGGCGACCGGCATTGATCCAGACGATGAACTGGCCGAATATCCGGACAAGATTCTCAAGGAGATTGACCGGATCGATGCCATTTTGCTTAAACTGCTGGCGGCCTCAAAACAACATAAAATTGACACCCAACCGATCTCCCTTGAAGAGGTGATTCACGATGTGGCGGACCTGTTTCGCCCCCAGTTCAGCCAACAGGGCGTGGATCTCGACCTCTATCTGCAACCGGTGCCGAGGCTGGTTGGCAATCAGGATGAGTTTGTGCAGATTTTTACCAACCTGTTCGTCAATGCGCTGCAGGCCATGGCAGACGGTGGTCTGCTCAGTGTTGAGATGGAACAGCAGGGGGAAAAGATTTATATTGAGGTCAGCGACAATGGCAGCGGCATTCCCCAGGAAAATCTTTCAAAAGTTTTTGATCCCTTTTTTACCACCAAAAACAAGGGAACCGGGTTTGGCCTGTCGGTCGTACTGCGTAGTGTCAAAAACTATCATGGCAGTATTCGCGTGAGCAGCTCGCTTGGCAAGGGCACCTCGTTTTATCTGGAATTCCCTGTGCCGCAAACGGATGAGGCTCAAAAGGTGACCCACTAA
- a CDS encoding purine-nucleoside phosphorylase, producing MVTPSAKAGDWHARLDGITPCDTAVILGSGWSDWAEDLSIECSLDYADLFRDLNDAFIMVPGHVGKVHVATRNGHRLLVFQGRLHLYQGLTAGQVVQTVQLAHALGCRRLILTNAVGGIAADLTAGSFVVIEDHLNLQGDNPLRGLSPSPFIDLCNLYCLDFYPDLKDWADRQGIALRRGVLAAVVGPSYETPAEIRALERLGADVVSMSMVPEAIMARYLGLEVVGLSLVTNPAAGRSPEPLKHQEVLQCGQDARDHCSLLLDQLVLP from the coding sequence ATGGTAACGCCGTCTGCAAAAGCCGGTGACTGGCATGCACGTTTGGATGGGATCACCCCGTGTGATACGGCGGTTATTCTTGGATCGGGGTGGAGTGATTGGGCCGAAGATCTGTCAATTGAGTGCTCTCTGGATTATGCGGATCTTTTTCGTGACCTGAATGATGCTTTTATCATGGTTCCCGGCCATGTCGGAAAAGTCCATGTCGCCACAAGAAATGGTCATCGGTTGCTGGTGTTTCAAGGCCGTTTGCACCTTTATCAGGGGCTTACGGCAGGCCAAGTCGTCCAAACGGTTCAATTAGCCCATGCTTTGGGCTGCCGGCGACTGATTCTCACCAATGCGGTTGGCGGCATTGCTGCGGATTTAACGGCGGGCAGTTTTGTCGTCATTGAAGATCATCTGAATTTGCAGGGCGACAACCCGTTACGAGGCCTTTCTCCCAGTCCGTTTATCGATCTGTGCAACCTGTATTGCCTGGATTTCTACCCTGATTTGAAAGACTGGGCCGATCGACAGGGCATTGCGTTGCGCCGCGGTGTGCTTGCTGCCGTTGTCGGCCCCAGCTATGAGACTCCGGCTGAAATTCGTGCGTTGGAGCGGTTGGGCGCTGACGTGGTGTCCATGTCCATGGTGCCTGAGGCGATTATGGCCCGTTATCTCGGTCTTGAGGTGGTCGGCCTTTCTCTGGTGACTAACCCCGCGGCGGGACGCAGCCCTGAACCTCTCAAACATCAGGAAGTGCTGCAGTGCGGTCAAGATGCCCGCGACCATTGCTCTCTCCTGCTTGACCAGTTAGTGTTGCCCTAG
- a CDS encoding FAD-dependent protein, whose product MATLCYQLREVTLSLDENENVLATRVAETLGIETSQICQWHIVRRGIDARRKGRILRVYTVQFTVDAALKITQGQHNKRLVAVEPTSTVEVFTPTATAKKVVVVGMGPAGLFAALTLARCGHQVCLVERGCPVEQRVADVESFWAGGPLNPHSNVQFGEGGAGTFSDGKLTTRLKHPLTRTILETLVAFGAPQQILSEAKPHVGTDRLRRVLLNFRKEFERLGVELRYECCVTDLMGDVNNLQGVMFNDREECLCDAVVLAVGHSARDTYTWLERRGVAMEQKPFAVGVRVEHPAALINRIQYGMDGHVNLPTADYALTYNDRETGRGVYSFCMCPGGEVVQSASELEGVVVNGMSHYRRDGALSNSALVVSVRREDLADNSPLAGVRFQQHWERRAFDLAGRDYRAPAQNLLDFLGQKGGAVVSSCRPGVVEAPLQQTLPGFVSEGLKRALPHFDRKMRGFVTAEATLIGIESRTSAPLRILRRQDGQSMTCAGLYPCGEGAGYAGGIMSAALDGIQQALAIHHCNDHPSLV is encoded by the coding sequence ATGGCGACGCTCTGTTATCAGCTGCGGGAAGTGACCTTATCGCTGGACGAAAATGAAAACGTGCTGGCCACCAGGGTTGCCGAAACCCTGGGGATTGAGACAAGCCAGATTTGTCAGTGGCACATTGTCCGTCGCGGCATCGATGCGCGCCGTAAGGGGCGAATCTTGCGGGTTTATACCGTGCAATTCACCGTTGACGCGGCACTCAAAATCACGCAAGGTCAACACAATAAGCGTCTCGTGGCTGTCGAACCCACGTCAACGGTTGAGGTGTTTACGCCAACCGCGACCGCTAAAAAGGTTGTGGTGGTCGGCATGGGCCCGGCCGGTCTGTTCGCCGCGCTGACCCTGGCCCGTTGCGGGCATCAGGTGTGTCTGGTGGAACGGGGTTGCCCGGTTGAGCAGCGTGTCGCTGACGTGGAGAGCTTTTGGGCGGGCGGCCCGCTCAACCCACACAGCAATGTGCAGTTCGGCGAGGGTGGTGCCGGAACATTTTCCGACGGGAAACTGACGACACGTCTGAAGCATCCTCTGACGCGGACGATTCTTGAGACCCTGGTGGCCTTCGGCGCTCCGCAACAGATTCTCAGTGAGGCGAAACCTCATGTCGGTACCGACCGTTTACGGCGGGTGTTGTTGAATTTTCGCAAGGAGTTTGAGCGGCTCGGTGTGGAGCTGCGATATGAGTGTTGTGTCACCGACCTGATGGGGGACGTGAACAACCTCCAGGGCGTGATGTTCAACGACCGGGAAGAATGTCTCTGTGATGCGGTGGTGCTGGCGGTGGGCCACAGCGCTCGGGATACCTACACCTGGCTTGAACGGCGTGGCGTGGCCATGGAACAGAAACCCTTTGCTGTCGGTGTGCGTGTTGAACATCCAGCGGCTCTCATCAATCGGATTCAGTACGGCATGGACGGCCATGTCAATCTGCCGACGGCCGATTATGCCTTGACCTACAATGATCGGGAAACCGGACGCGGCGTGTATTCCTTTTGTATGTGCCCCGGCGGGGAAGTGGTGCAAAGCGCCAGCGAGCTGGAGGGCGTGGTTGTCAACGGCATGAGCCATTACCGGCGCGACGGAGCGTTGTCCAACAGCGCTCTGGTGGTTTCCGTGCGCCGGGAGGATCTTGCCGATAACTCGCCGCTGGCCGGTGTTCGGTTTCAGCAACACTGGGAGCGCCGCGCTTTTGACCTGGCCGGTCGCGACTATCGTGCTCCGGCGCAGAACCTGCTGGATTTTCTCGGTCAAAAAGGCGGTGCTGTGGTTTCCAGTTGCCGTCCCGGTGTGGTTGAAGCACCATTGCAACAGACCTTACCCGGTTTTGTCAGTGAAGGCTTAAAGCGCGCTTTGCCCCATTTTGATCGCAAAATGCGTGGTTTTGTCACGGCTGAAGCCACCCTGATCGGGATTGAAAGCCGAACTTCGGCACCGCTGCGAATCCTGCGTCGTCAGGATGGTCAGTCGATGACGTGTGCCGGACTCTATCCCTGTGGCGAAGGCGCCGGTTACGCGGGAGGGATTATGAGTGCAGCGTTGGATGGGATTCAGCAGGCGCTGGCCATCCATCATTGTAACGATCATCCGAGCCTTGTGTAA
- a CDS encoding tetratricopeptide repeat protein, which yields MKYVKLCACFSLVLICLTSAFAEETLRVSDVHRQLAERHLEAGHPFWAVRSYRLALESGSDDPNLHRNLSQVLYDLGFVDQAIDELQLAIDKAPEEDFLHMEMGVFYLAAGRLPLAHKEFTRVLELNPGFSYGYYYLGEVLFRLGEYNLSSMALVIAEKLGLPGFGLERKLADLGWVLPDQPWHCEPHIYHLRRITLPTLTQARQVMQRLEDGELFEELAREFSTGREAQSGGYVGGISLASMPENFSRELAGRPCYSAAVLLESSDGYHIVQRIAPFDADLWQKKAEKQKSQRRAQMDRHATQDQQQPKRYVLLSGVFRNHDYADQRVARLLKLGMKSYLQARGTGEHLRYEVIVGQFDEYAEAETAGKTIKKSGLEYYIRKNNDE from the coding sequence GTGAAGTATGTAAAACTGTGCGCGTGCTTCAGTCTTGTTTTGATCTGCCTGACTTCGGCGTTTGCCGAGGAGACGCTTCGGGTCAGCGATGTCCACCGGCAACTGGCTGAACGCCATCTTGAGGCCGGCCATCCCTTCTGGGCGGTGCGTTCTTATCGCCTGGCTCTGGAGTCCGGCTCAGACGATCCCAATCTCCACCGCAATCTGTCCCAGGTCCTCTATGATCTGGGATTTGTCGATCAGGCCATTGACGAGTTGCAACTGGCTATTGATAAAGCGCCGGAAGAAGACTTTCTCCACATGGAGATGGGCGTGTTTTATCTTGCCGCCGGTCGTTTACCTCTGGCGCACAAGGAATTTACCCGGGTTCTGGAACTCAATCCCGGTTTTTCCTATGGCTATTATTATCTCGGTGAAGTGTTGTTTCGCCTCGGGGAATACAATCTGTCCAGTATGGCGCTGGTGATTGCCGAAAAACTTGGTTTGCCTGGGTTTGGTCTGGAGCGAAAACTGGCGGACCTCGGTTGGGTGCTGCCGGACCAACCGTGGCATTGTGAACCGCATATTTATCATCTGCGACGCATTACCCTGCCGACCTTGACCCAGGCCCGCCAGGTGATGCAGCGCCTGGAGGACGGTGAATTATTTGAGGAACTGGCGCGGGAGTTCTCCACGGGCCGTGAAGCTCAGTCCGGTGGCTATGTCGGCGGAATCTCACTGGCCAGCATGCCGGAAAATTTTTCCCGGGAGCTGGCCGGTCGCCCCTGCTATTCAGCGGCGGTGCTGCTCGAATCCAGTGACGGCTACCATATTGTTCAGCGTATTGCCCCGTTTGATGCCGACTTGTGGCAAAAAAAAGCGGAGAAGCAAAAGTCACAACGTCGTGCCCAGATGGACCGCCATGCCACACAGGACCAACAACAACCCAAGCGCTATGTGCTGCTCAGTGGCGTGTTTCGTAATCACGACTATGCCGACCAACGGGTGGCGCGTCTGCTTAAGCTGGGCATGAAAAGCTATTTGCAGGCACGCGGGACTGGTGAGCATCTGCGCTACGAGGTGATCGTCGGTCAGTTTGATGAGTATGCCGAAGCGGAAACGGCCGGGAAAACCATTAAAAAATCGGGTTTGGAGTATTATATCCGCAAAAATAACGACGAGTGA
- the coaBC gene encoding bifunctional phosphopantothenoylcysteine decarboxylase/phosphopantothenate--cysteine ligase CoaBC: MFKNKKVVLGVSGGIAVYKAVEVLRLLVKAGADVSVIMTRSAQEFVTPLTFQTLSGNPVHTELFNLYQEKEIGHISLADRADLFMVVPATANVIGKVAAGIADDLLTTTLMATQAPVLFAPAMNVHMYENPIYQRNEACLRDLGYHFIDPAVGALACGYEGQGKLPEPEAIFSAAEAVLAPQDLAGQHLLVTAGPTREELDPVRYLSNYSSGKMGYAIARAARMRGADVVLVSGPTFLTPPQGVTLIPVVSAEQMRKTVLEALPKATAVVKSAAVADYRPASQSAQKLKKTADDMTLVLEKNPDILAEVGAGKEGRVLVGFAAETQDLLKHAADKLKRKNLDLIVANDVTQAGAGFDVDTNIVKLLHADGHVEALPQLSKDEVAHQLLDRVVELLKGKEVKTDQG, translated from the coding sequence ATGTTTAAAAACAAAAAAGTAGTCCTGGGCGTGAGTGGCGGCATTGCCGTGTACAAAGCCGTGGAGGTGTTGCGGCTGTTGGTTAAAGCCGGTGCCGATGTCTCAGTCATCATGACGCGCAGTGCCCAGGAGTTTGTCACCCCTCTGACATTTCAAACCCTGTCGGGAAATCCTGTTCATACGGAACTCTTCAACCTCTATCAGGAAAAAGAGATCGGTCACATCTCCCTGGCGGATCGTGCCGATCTGTTCATGGTTGTTCCGGCGACGGCTAATGTGATCGGCAAGGTGGCGGCGGGTATTGCCGATGATCTGTTGACCACCACCCTCATGGCGACTCAAGCACCGGTGTTGTTTGCCCCGGCCATGAACGTCCATATGTATGAAAATCCCATCTATCAGCGCAATGAAGCCTGTCTGCGTGACCTGGGCTATCATTTTATCGATCCGGCCGTGGGCGCGCTGGCCTGCGGTTACGAAGGGCAGGGGAAACTTCCTGAACCTGAGGCGATCTTTTCCGCGGCTGAAGCGGTTCTGGCCCCTCAGGACCTTGCCGGGCAACACCTGCTGGTGACGGCCGGTCCAACGCGCGAAGAGCTTGATCCGGTGCGTTATCTCAGTAATTATTCGTCCGGCAAAATGGGCTATGCCATTGCCCGGGCGGCACGGATGCGCGGTGCCGACGTGGTGCTGGTCAGTGGCCCGACGTTTCTGACGCCTCCGCAAGGCGTCACACTGATTCCCGTGGTCAGTGCCGAACAGATGCGTAAAACCGTACTTGAGGCGTTGCCGAAGGCCACTGCCGTGGTCAAGTCGGCTGCCGTCGCCGACTACCGTCCTGCCAGCCAGTCTGCCCAGAAACTAAAGAAAACAGCCGACGATATGACCCTGGTGCTGGAAAAAAATCCCGATATTCTTGCCGAGGTCGGGGCGGGGAAAGAGGGGCGTGTCTTGGTCGGCTTTGCCGCCGAAACCCAGGATCTTCTCAAGCATGCTGCCGACAAGTTAAAACGCAAGAACCTTGACCTGATCGTCGCTAACGATGTGACGCAGGCGGGCGCCGGGTTTGATGTGGATACCAATATCGTCAAACTGTTGCACGCCGACGGCCATGTTGAAGCCCTGCCACAGCTGAGTAAGGATGAAGTGGCCCATCAATTGCTTGACCGGGTGGTTGAATTGCTCAAGGGGAAAGAGGTTAAGACGGATCAGGGCTGA
- a CDS encoding MBL fold metallo-hydrolase: MLVETLAVGPLQVNCYLVACPRTKHALVIDPGDEGDRILEMIDKLGLKVKMVVNTHGHFDHVGANHQVLAATGVELCMHRDDLPLLKVAAKQAAGYGLPAVQSPDPKRFLESGDLIEVGDLSFEVIHTPGHSPGGICLYGEGHLFSGDTLFAGSIGRTDLPGGDMKQLLSHIRSQLMVLPDATVVHPGHGPESTIGREKTVNPFLNGDY; the protein is encoded by the coding sequence ATGCTCGTCGAAACTCTGGCCGTTGGGCCACTGCAGGTCAATTGCTATCTGGTAGCGTGTCCACGCACCAAACACGCTCTGGTGATCGATCCCGGTGATGAAGGTGATCGTATTCTGGAGATGATTGACAAACTCGGCCTGAAGGTGAAGATGGTGGTCAATACCCATGGTCATTTTGATCATGTCGGTGCCAACCATCAGGTCCTAGCGGCGACAGGCGTGGAGCTGTGCATGCATCGTGATGATCTGCCGCTGCTCAAAGTCGCCGCCAAACAGGCCGCCGGTTACGGACTGCCTGCGGTCCAGTCGCCGGACCCGAAGCGTTTTCTCGAAAGCGGTGACCTGATCGAAGTGGGCGATTTGAGTTTTGAAGTGATCCATACCCCGGGGCACTCTCCCGGCGGCATCTGCCTGTACGGTGAGGGGCACCTGTTTTCCGGTGATACTCTGTTTGCCGGCTCCATTGGTCGTACGGATTTGCCCGGCGGCGACATGAAGCAACTGCTCAGTCATATCCGGTCGCAATTGATGGTGCTCCCCGATGCCACTGTGGTGCATCCCGGTCATGGCCCCGAATCCACCATTGGCCGAGAAAAGACCGTCAACCCGTTTCTGAACGGCGACTATTGA
- a CDS encoding universal stress protein, whose translation MKELKTIVFATDFSDCSSEAFEYAQSISRSVGAKLVLVHVICEPVDLRGFYVPHISFDVLEKEIEDGANRMMDEFCREHMTDADTYETRVVPGVAYTEIITQAQELNADLIVMGTQGRSGLDHMLFGSTAEKVVRKSPIPVMTVSKR comes from the coding sequence ATGAAAGAACTGAAAACCATTGTATTTGCAACGGACTTCTCTGATTGTTCCAGTGAGGCGTTCGAGTATGCCCAGTCAATCAGCCGTTCCGTCGGCGCCAAGCTGGTTCTGGTTCACGTGATTTGTGAACCGGTGGATTTGCGCGGCTTTTATGTGCCGCACATCTCGTTTGATGTTCTCGAAAAAGAGATTGAGGATGGGGCCAATCGAATGATGGATGAATTCTGCCGTGAACACATGACGGATGCGGACACCTATGAAACACGGGTTGTTCCCGGCGTGGCCTATACCGAGATTATTACACAGGCGCAGGAACTGAACGCCGATCTGATCGTTATGGGAACCCAGGGTCGTTCCGGCCTCGATCATATGCTGTTTGGCAGTACCGCGGAAAAAGTTGTGCGTAAATCGCCGATTCCGGTGATGACGGTCAGTAAGCGTTAA
- a CDS encoding HD domain-containing protein produces the protein MSKVFIADLKERDQIDSPFLVRDKIMAMAKNGKPYMTLKLMDRSGEVEGRIWDQVDHFSRLFNKDDFVRVRAKASVYMGKMQLVIQDLVRVDETEISLGDFLPVSSSDPAAMMARVRELIASMADADYRGLMESFFNDAAFVAQYQKAPAAKAMHHVYLGGLLEHSLAVAHLADDVCRRYPNVDRDLLISGALLHDVGKVAELLFDRSFDYSDEGKLLGHIVIGVEMVEEKIRTLGAFPRMKATLLKHLLLSHHGQYDYGSPKRPKTLEAVILNFIDDMDSKINGVQAHIDKEAHNDSRWTGYHRLYDRYFFKGEKPAVDEELAYGDEIASPAPVAVPASATAKSADGETKAPRKRREEKTLSASLGEQLGGLNMDLFGSREE, from the coding sequence TTGAGTAAAGTTTTTATCGCGGATCTCAAAGAACGCGACCAGATCGACAGCCCGTTTTTAGTGCGGGATAAAATTATGGCCATGGCTAAAAACGGCAAACCGTACATGACTCTGAAACTGATGGATCGTAGCGGTGAAGTGGAAGGGCGTATCTGGGACCAGGTGGATCACTTCTCCCGTCTGTTCAACAAAGATGATTTCGTGCGGGTGCGCGCCAAAGCCAGTGTTTATATGGGCAAAATGCAGTTGGTGATTCAGGATCTGGTGCGGGTCGATGAAACCGAAATTTCCCTCGGCGACTTTCTGCCGGTGTCCAGCTCTGATCCCGCTGCCATGATGGCCCGGGTGCGTGAGTTGATCGCTTCCATGGCGGATGCCGACTACCGAGGACTCATGGAGTCCTTTTTCAACGATGCCGCGTTTGTCGCTCAATACCAGAAGGCCCCGGCGGCCAAAGCGATGCATCACGTTTATCTTGGCGGACTGCTCGAACACTCTCTGGCCGTGGCGCATCTGGCCGATGATGTGTGTCGGCGTTATCCGAATGTTGATCGGGATCTTCTGATCAGCGGTGCGTTGTTGCATGATGTCGGCAAAGTCGCGGAATTGCTTTTTGACCGCAGTTTCGATTACAGTGATGAGGGAAAGCTGTTGGGCCATATTGTCATCGGCGTTGAAATGGTCGAAGAGAAGATTCGCACCCTTGGCGCGTTTCCACGCATGAAGGCAACGTTGCTGAAACATCTGTTGTTGTCGCATCATGGTCAGTACGACTATGGTTCGCCCAAACGACCGAAAACACTTGAAGCCGTGATCCTCAACTTTATTGATGATATGGATTCAAAAATCAATGGCGTTCAAGCGCACATTGACAAGGAAGCCCATAACGACAGCCGCTGGACAGGCTATCATCGTTTGTATGATCGCTACTTCTTCAAGGGGGAGAAACCCGCTGTTGATGAAGAGCTGGCCTATGGCGATGAAATCGCATCACCCGCGCCTGTTGCCGTGCCTGCATCCGCTACGGCAAAGTCTGCTGACGGAGAAACAAAAGCACCTCGCAAGCGGCGTGAAGAAAAAACGCTCAGTGCCAGCCTGGGAGAGCAACTGGGCGGTTTGAATATGGATCTGTTTGGGTCCAGAGAGGAATAG
- a CDS encoding zinc dependent phospholipase C family protein: MIAFLTITTSLFIVLLPDCAWAWGFGVHLQLGNRLLENLSLLSPALQQLLTYYSADFLYGSISADITLGKKYTHYLKHCHSWNMGFQVLDAAENDAQKSCAYGYLAHLAADTVAHSYMVPFKMIRSYNTVLLNHAYWELRFESQIPDQIWQEARLLAWLNFKQHDQLLRRVLVNTLFSFGTNKRLFNSMLLISRIRRWQKLLQTVDRRSSWVVSEEERLEYLELAFAAVVSILSDEQSPYLQADPTGERAINIAQRIRTNLNALWLDGKLPRSQSDQLIQEFKQEFRQAITDPKRLLKLLADQP; this comes from the coding sequence ATGATTGCGTTCCTCACCATCACCACCAGTCTGTTCATTGTACTGCTACCCGATTGCGCATGGGCATGGGGCTTTGGTGTCCACCTGCAGCTGGGCAACCGTCTGCTGGAAAACCTGTCACTGTTGTCTCCGGCACTGCAACAGCTGCTGACCTATTATTCGGCCGACTTTCTTTACGGCAGTATCAGTGCCGATATTACTCTGGGCAAAAAATACACCCACTACCTTAAGCACTGCCACAGCTGGAACATGGGCTTTCAAGTGCTTGATGCCGCCGAAAATGATGCCCAGAAATCGTGTGCCTACGGCTACCTGGCCCATCTGGCCGCCGATACGGTTGCCCATTCCTATATGGTGCCGTTCAAAATGATTCGCAGTTACAATACGGTGTTATTGAATCACGCCTACTGGGAACTGCGCTTTGAATCGCAAATACCTGATCAGATCTGGCAGGAAGCGCGGCTCCTCGCCTGGCTGAACTTTAAACAACACGACCAGCTGCTGCGCCGGGTTCTGGTCAATACCCTGTTTTCATTCGGCACCAACAAACGCCTGTTCAATTCCATGCTGCTTATCAGCCGTATCCGGCGCTGGCAGAAGCTGTTACAAACCGTTGACCGCCGCTCCAGCTGGGTGGTCAGTGAAGAGGAACGCCTGGAATATCTGGAACTGGCCTTCGCAGCCGTTGTCAGTATCCTCAGTGACGAACAAAGTCCATATCTTCAGGCGGACCCAACCGGTGAGCGGGCCATTAATATTGCTCAGCGGATTCGCACTAACCTCAATGCCCTGTGGCTCGACGGTAAATTGCCCCGCTCACAAAGCGATCAGCTGATCCAGGAGTTCAAACAGGAATTTCGCCAGGCAATTACCGATCCTAAACGCCTGCTGAAACTGCTGGCGGATCAGCCCTGA
- a CDS encoding uracil-DNA glycosylase: MPQSFEQTMHEMLSQTRAVLTELQSLGVDELYLEDHGDVLPLCREQHPQCQTGRCDCRQPSLEEIRQELGDCQRCGLAHDRKHIVFGSGNPHAELVFVGEGPGRDEDEQGVPFVGEAGRLLERILFAMGFERDQVYICNVVKCRPPQNRNPQPDEIAACEPFLKQQLASLQPRVIVALGKFAAQTLLQQQTPISRLRGTWAEYEGIAVMPTYHPAYLLRNPGGKRDVWEDMKAVMLRLAQEDSP; this comes from the coding sequence ATGCCACAGAGCTTTGAGCAAACCATGCATGAGATGTTAAGTCAGACACGGGCCGTGTTAACGGAACTGCAGAGTCTCGGCGTAGACGAATTGTACCTGGAAGACCATGGCGATGTGCTGCCGTTATGCCGTGAGCAGCATCCCCAATGTCAGACCGGACGTTGTGACTGCCGTCAACCCTCGTTGGAAGAGATCCGCCAGGAGCTGGGCGACTGTCAGCGCTGCGGATTGGCGCATGACCGAAAACATATCGTTTTTGGCAGTGGCAATCCCCATGCGGAACTGGTGTTTGTCGGTGAAGGGCCGGGACGCGACGAGGACGAGCAGGGCGTGCCGTTTGTCGGTGAAGCGGGGCGGCTGCTTGAACGCATCCTGTTTGCCATGGGCTTCGAACGTGATCAGGTCTATATCTGCAATGTGGTCAAATGTCGTCCGCCGCAAAACCGCAACCCGCAACCGGATGAAATCGCTGCGTGTGAGCCGTTTCTCAAACAACAACTGGCCAGCTTGCAACCGCGGGTGATTGTCGCCCTGGGCAAGTTTGCCGCCCAGACGCTGCTTCAGCAACAGACGCCGATCAGTCGGTTGCGCGGCACCTGGGCCGAGTATGAGGGCATTGCCGTGATGCCGACGTACCACCCGGCCTATTTGTTGCGTAATCCCGGAGGTAAACGGGATGTCTGGGAAGATATGAAAGCGGTTATGCTTCGCCTTGCTCAGGAGGATTCACCGTGA
- a CDS encoding response regulator, producing the protein MGFAKYKILVVDDEENSRVCLGKLLTQAGYDATCVSGGHEALSYLEHHPVNIVLSDIRMPDMDGLSLLNEIHEHYPDTRVVMVTAHGEVETYLEAVNLGACDFVHKPVRFNELKLVLEKLSITHALQLS; encoded by the coding sequence GTGGGATTTGCAAAATATAAAATTCTCGTGGTGGATGATGAAGAAAACAGTCGTGTCTGTCTTGGCAAATTGTTGACGCAAGCAGGTTACGATGCCACCTGTGTTTCCGGCGGCCATGAAGCGTTAAGCTATCTTGAACATCATCCGGTGAATATTGTTTTGAGTGATATCCGTATGCCGGATATGGATGGGTTGTCTCTGCTCAACGAAATTCACGAGCATTACCCGGACACCCGCGTCGTCATGGTGACGGCTCATGGCGAAGTGGAAACCTATCTTGAAGCGGTGAATCTCGGCGCGTGTGATTTTGTCCACAAGCCGGTTCGTTTCAATGAGTTGAAACTGGTACTGGAAAAACTGTCGATAACACATGCGTTGCAGTTATCTTAA